A single genomic interval of Procambarus clarkii isolate CNS0578487 chromosome 61, FALCON_Pclarkii_2.0, whole genome shotgun sequence harbors:
- the LOC138354149 gene encoding ice nucleation protein-like, which translates to MSSVFERFCVGRPLETASHGPIETASHGPIETASHGPIETASHGPIETTSHGPIETASHGPIETTSHGPIETTSHGPIETASHGPIETASHGPIETASHGPIETASDGPIETVPHGPIETASHGPIETVPHGPIETASHGPIETASDGPIETVPHGPIETASHGPIETASHGPIETASHGPIETASHGPIETASDGPIETASHGPIETVPHGPIETASHGPIETVPHGPI; encoded by the coding sequence ATGTCTAGTGTCTTCGAGAGATTCTGTGTAGGAAGACCACTAGAAACTGCCTCTCATGGACCAATAGAAACTGCCTCTCATGGACCAATAGAAACTGCTTCTCATGGACCAATAGAAACTGCCTCTCATGGACCAATAGAAACTACTTCTCATGGACCAATAGAAACTGCTTCTCATGGACCAATAGAAACTACTTCTCATGGACCAATAGAAACTACTTCTCATGGACCAATAGAAACTGCCTCCCATGGACCAATAGAAACTGCCTCTCATGGACCAATAGAAACTGCCTCTCATGGACCAATAGAAACTGCTTCTGATGGACCAATAGAAACTGTCCCTCATGGACCAATAGAAACTGCCTCTCATGGACCAATAGAAACTGTCCCTCATGGACCAATAGAAACTGCCTCTCATGGACCAATAGAAACTGCTTCTGATGGACCAATAGAAACTGTCCCTCATGGACCAATAGAAACTGCCTCTCATGGACCAATAGAAACTGCCTCTCATGGACCAATAGAAACTGCCTCTCATGGACCAATAGAAACTGCCTCCCATGGACCAATAGAAACTGCTTCTGATGGACCAATAGAAACTGCTTCTCATGGACCAATAGAAACCGTCCCTCATGGACCAATAGAAACTGCCTCTCATGGACCAATAGAAACTGTCCCTCATGGACCAATATAA